The Nycticebus coucang isolate mNycCou1 chromosome 2, mNycCou1.pri, whole genome shotgun sequence genome includes a window with the following:
- the LOC128566753 gene encoding coiled-coil-helix-coiled-coil-helix domain-containing protein 10, mitochondrial-like, producing MPRGSRSAAVWPASRPPEHSAHPPAHPPPSAAAPAPATSGQPGLMAQMASTAAGVAVGSAVGHVVGSALTGAFSGGSSEPAPAAVQQAPAHSVPQAPAHSAPQPLQMGPCAYEIRQFLDCSTTQSDLSLCEGFSEALKQCKYNHGLSSLP from the coding sequence ATGCCTCGGGGGAGCCGCAGCGCGGCCGTCTGGCCAGCCAGCCGCCCCCCTGAGCACTCTGCCCACCCACCTGCGCACCCACCGCCCTCTGCGGCCGCCCCAGCCCCCGCCACTTCGGGCCAGCCGGGCCTCATGGCTCAGATGGCGTCCACGGCCGCAGGGGTAGCCGTAGGCTCGGCTGTGGGACACGTGGTGGGCAGCGCCCTGACTGGAGCCTTCAGCGGGGGAAGCTCGGAGCCCGCCCCCGCTGCTGTCCAGCAGGCCCCTGCGCACTCTGTGCCCCAGGCCCCTGCCCACTCTGCACCCCAGCCCCTGCAGATGGGGCCTTGTGCCTATGAGATCAGGCAGTTCCTGGACTGCTCAACCACTCAGAGTGACCTGTCCCTGTGTGAGGGCTTCAGTGAGGCCTTGAAGCAGTGCAAGTACAACCATGGTCTGAGCTCCCTGCCCTGA